From the Anguilla anguilla isolate fAngAng1 chromosome 8, fAngAng1.pri, whole genome shotgun sequence genome, one window contains:
- the LOC118234539 gene encoding potassium voltage-gated channel subfamily S member 2-like yields the protein MTGQSLEEINGGCCEDNTISINVGGLKKRLLPNLLSRFPETRLARLLQCHSKESILELCDDYDDAEKEFYFDRNPSLFPYVLNFYNTGRLHVMAELCIFSFSQEIEYWGINEFFIDSCCSNVYHCKKMKEEQEDWDDRSDGGNTTCSFDEVLEFYSDATKFDKQPLGNMRRRVWLMLDNPGYSVVSRIFSALSILVVLGSLATMCMHSMSEFILYDTEGRQLEDPRFQTVEHFGIGWFTFELVARFVVAPDLVHFFEYPLNFIDLVSILPFYLTLLVNLVAERSTALANLGRVVQVLRLMRIFRVLKLARHSTGLRSLGATLRNSYREVGLLLLYLAVGVSFFSVMAYTTEKEENDGLMSIPSCWWWATVSMTTVGYGDVVPWSIAGKLTASACILAGILVLVLPITLIFNKFSIFYKRQKQLEIAMRTCEFDEDLGEVSSINLRNYYAHKVKSLMASLSNISRISQSEQSLNESVR from the coding sequence ATGACGGGACAGAGTCTAGAGGAGATAAACGGAGGTTGCTGCGAGGACAATACAATAAGCATAAATGTCGGAGGGCTCAAGAAAAGACTTCTGCCAAATCTGCTGTCTCGGTTTCCAGAGACCAGGCTGGCTCGTTTACTGCAATGCCACTCAAAAGAGTCTATTCTTGAACTGTGCGACGATTACGACGATGCTGAAAAAGAGTTCTACTTCGACAGAAATCCGTCGCTGTTCCCTTACGTTCTGAATTTTTACAACACGGGTCGACTGCACGTCATGGCAGAGCTATGCATTTTCTCATTCAGCCAAGAGATAGAATACTGGGGCATCAACGAGTTCTTCATCGACTCCTGTTGCAGCAATGTTTACCACTGTAAGAAAATgaaggaggaacaggaggaTTGGGATGACAGAAGCGACGGGGGTAACACCACGTGCTCTTTCGACGAGGTGTTGGAGTTCTACAGCGATGCGACCAAGTTCGACAAGCAGCCGCTGGGAAACATGCGGCGGAGGGTCTGGCTGATGTTAGACAACCCTGGGTATTCCGTTGTCAGTCGGATCTTCAGCGCGCTCTCTATTCTGGTAGTACTGGGTTCACTTGCGACAATGTGCATGCATAGTATGTCTGAGTTCATTCTGTATGACACTGAAGGCCGACAGCTCGAGGACCCCCGCTTTCAAACAGTGGAGCACTTTGGAATAGGATGGTTCACATTTGAACTGGTTGCGAGATTCGTGGTTGCTCCCGATCTCGTCCACTTTTTTGAATATCCCTTGAACTTTATTGATCTCGTATCGATCTTGCCATTTTACCTGACGCTACTTGTAAACCTGGTGGCGGAGAGGAGCACAGCCCTGGCCAATCTCGGGCGCGTGGTTCAGGTCCTGAGACTGATGAGAATCTTTCGGGTCCTGAAGCTCGCCCGCCACTCCACCGGACTCCGCTCACTGGGAGCAACGCTCAGAAACAGCTACAGAGAGGTGGGCCTCCTGTTGCTTTACCTGGCAGTGGGAGTATCCTTCTTCTCTGTGATGGCCTACACcacagaaaaggaagaaaacgACGGACTGATGTCTATTCCCTCCTGCTGGTGGTGGGCCACCGTTAGCATGACCACCGTGGGCTACGGAGATGTGGTCCCGTGGTCTATAGCAGGAAAATTGACAGCGTCCGCGTGTATCCTCGCGGGAATCCTCGTGCTAGTGCTCCCCATCACGCTGATTTTCAACAAGTTCTCAATCTTCTATAAACGACAGAAGCAGTTGGAGATTGCGATGAGGACCTGCGAATTCGACGAGGACCTTGGAGAGGTCTCCTCCATTAATTTACGAAACTATTACGCACACAAGGTAAAATCACTGATGGCAAGCTTGTCCAATATCAGCCGGATCTCTCAAAGTGAACAGAGTCTAAATGAATCCGTACGTTGA
- the rida gene encoding 2-iminobutanoate/2-iminopropanoate deaminase isoform X2: MSAIVRKVINTSSAPAAIGPYSQAVVADRTMYISGQLGMDTASGQLVSGGVQAQAKQALVNMGEILKAAGCGYENVVKTTVLLADMNDFTNVNDVYKQFFTSNFPARAAYQVAALPRGGLVEIEAVAVLGPISDAS; encoded by the exons ATGTCTGCCATTGTTAGAAAGGTAATCAACACTTCTTCAGCCCCTGCGGCTATTGGTCCATACAG TCAGGCGGTGGTGGCTGACCGCACCATGTACATCTCTGGGCAGCTGGGAATGGACACTGCGTCTGGACAGCTTGTGAGTGGAGGGGTGCAGGCACAGGCCAAACAG GCTCTTGTTAATATGGGTGAGATTCTGAAGGCTGCAGGGTGTGGATATGAAAATG TTGTTAAAACCACAGTCCTgttggctgatatgaatgactTCACGAATGTAAATGATGTTTACAAGCAGT TTTTCACCAGCAACTTCCCCGCCAGGGCTGCTTACCAGGTGGCTGCCCTGCCCAGA ggTGGGCTTGTTGAAATTGAAGCCGTTGCAGTGTTGGGTCCCATCTCCGATGCATCCTGA
- the rida gene encoding 2-iminobutanoate/2-iminopropanoate deaminase isoform X1, producing MASIQRKIPYTAKAPIRQGIYSQAVVADRTMYISGQLGMDTASGQLVSGGVQAQAKQALVNMGEILKAAGCGYENVVKTTVLLADMNDFTNVNDVYKQFFTSNFPARAAYQVAALPRGGLVEIEAVAVLGPISDAS from the exons ATGGCTTCGATTCAAAGGAAAATCCCATATACTGCAAAAGCTCCAATAAGACAGGGTATTTACAG TCAGGCGGTGGTGGCTGACCGCACCATGTACATCTCTGGGCAGCTGGGAATGGACACTGCGTCTGGACAGCTTGTGAGTGGAGGGGTGCAGGCACAGGCCAAACAG GCTCTTGTTAATATGGGTGAGATTCTGAAGGCTGCAGGGTGTGGATATGAAAATG TTGTTAAAACCACAGTCCTgttggctgatatgaatgactTCACGAATGTAAATGATGTTTACAAGCAGT TTTTCACCAGCAACTTCCCCGCCAGGGCTGCTTACCAGGTGGCTGCCCTGCCCAGA ggTGGGCTTGTTGAAATTGAAGCCGTTGCAGTGTTGGGTCCCATCTCCGATGCATCCTGA